The Bacteroidia bacterium genomic interval CTTGATCAATGAGGGCAAAATCTTTCAGCGTATCAATAAAAAAGAGATTAAGTATGAAGGTAAGATGTATGATATTGTAAAAGAAGAAAAGCGAACAGATAAAATAATTTTCTATTGTATTAACGATAAAAAAGAAGATAAACTGGAAAAAGAATTTGCCAAAACAGTTAATAAAAATCTTAATCAAAATGTAGCTGTAGGTTCTTCCATTAATTTTAATCATCTGATTCAGTATGCCGAATATGGAAGAGTGCCGGGAATTGAATCGCCAATTCAAAAAGTAAAATATTCCAACTATTTGAATAGTAATTACCATCTTAACACTCTGAAAGTTTTAACTCCGCCTCCTAAGGTCTCTCACATCTAACCACTTTTTTTATCATTCCTAAAATTGAAGTTAATTTCTTGTTCTTATATGAATAATGGGAATGAATATTAACAAACAATAATTTTTAAATATGTCGGAGTTCTACATGAAAAGAATTATTCTTTTTATTCTTATAACAATTTCATTTGTACAAGCACAGCAAAAAACTCAAACAGACACATTAATTTATGAGATGAAACAAATTTCAGTTACTGCAACACGCTATGCTGAAAATCTTTTGGAAATTCCTTACGCAGTTTCAATACTTCAATCGCAACTGTTAAAAAACTTACGCGGTTATGGATTGGATGAAGCTCTATCCACTATTCCCGGAGTATTAGCGCAGTCGAGATCGGGTAATCAAGATGTACGGCTTGTAGTTCGCGGGTTTGGAGCTCGTGGTGCCGGTGACAGATCTAATTCGGGTACATCAAGAGGAATCCGTGTTATGGTTGATGGAATTCCCGAAACAGAACCTGATGGCAGAACATCCTTCGATCAAATTGATTTGAGTATTGCCGATAACATAGAAGTAATACGCTCGAATGCTTCTGCGATTTGGGGTAATGCTGCGGGAGGTGTTGTAAATCTATCTACTGTACCTACAGGAACAGATGAAGGAATTTATTTGCGTTCTCTTGTTGGAAGTTTTGGGTTCAATCAGTTCCA includes:
- a CDS encoding TonB-dependent receptor plug domain-containing protein codes for the protein MSEFYMKRIILFILITISFVQAQQKTQTDTLIYEMKQISVTATRYAENLLEIPYAVSILQSQLLKNLRGYGLDEALSTIPGVLAQSRSGNQDVRLVVRGFGARGAGDRSNSGTSRGIRVMVDGIPETEPDGRTSFDQIDLSIADNIEVIRSNASAIWGNAAGGVVNLSTVPTGTDEGIYLRSLVGSFGFNQFQVKANTHFQNGKLFTSLSNSNLDGWRNHSSSFRTLFNLGLVSNLDEGTKLGIFLSGVSNMFHIPGPLTKKQFDADPTQSNPTYLQRDERRFNRLGKMGVTLNHEFDNSNSISGMVFVNPKYLQ